In Mytilus edulis chromosome 7, xbMytEdul2.2, whole genome shotgun sequence, a single genomic region encodes these proteins:
- the LOC139481817 gene encoding uncharacterized protein isoform X1, protein MYVSTQMMFNKKPKMYNTNIVMGSQKENEEKKKAKCDMLAVYMPDEDIQSQLMAKKKTSQECIDYRSYLPVYQPTTIPFRNDLKKHKHRKILLGILFASIIVLFMALGGTIGYGVYKGMF, encoded by the exons ATGTATGTATCTACTCAAATGATGTTTAACAA GAAACCAAAGATGTACAACACAAATATTGTAATGGGAAGTCaaaaagaaaacgaagaaaagaaaaaagcaaaATGTGACATGTTAGCTGTTTATATGCCGGATGAAGACATCCAAAGTCAGTTAATGGCAAAGAAAAAAACCTCTCAGGAATGTATAGACTATCGGAGCTATCTCCCTGTATACCAACCAACA acaATACCTTTTCGAAATGACCTGAAAAAGCACAAACACAGAAAAATATTACTGGGAATACTATTTGCATCAATAATAGTGCTGTTTATGGCCCTTGGCGGAACAATAGGATACGGTGTATACAAGGGAATGTTCTAA
- the LOC139481817 gene encoding uncharacterized protein isoform X2 has translation MKLRIINYINSKDVKMKPKMYNTNIVMGSQKENEEKKKAKCDMLAVYMPDEDIQSQLMAKKKTSQECIDYRSYLPVYQPTTIPFRNDLKKHKHRKILLGILFASIIVLFMALGGTIGYGVYKGMF, from the exons ATGAAACTTCGCATTATAAATTACATTAATTCAAAAGACGTGAAAAT GAAACCAAAGATGTACAACACAAATATTGTAATGGGAAGTCaaaaagaaaacgaagaaaagaaaaaagcaaaATGTGACATGTTAGCTGTTTATATGCCGGATGAAGACATCCAAAGTCAGTTAATGGCAAAGAAAAAAACCTCTCAGGAATGTATAGACTATCGGAGCTATCTCCCTGTATACCAACCAACA acaATACCTTTTCGAAATGACCTGAAAAAGCACAAACACAGAAAAATATTACTGGGAATACTATTTGCATCAATAATAGTGCTGTTTATGGCCCTTGGCGGAACAATAGGATACGGTGTATACAAGGGAATGTTCTAA